The DNA region TCAATGCGGCAATAACATTAAGCCAGGCAATCGGATCGGCCGATTTTTTGCACCACGCGTTATTTGAAAAAGCACTCACTTTTATTATACAGGAAGATTTTAAAAATGCTGATTCGCTATTTAATCAAATAACCGGCTATTACCATAAAACCGGTGACTATTTAAAGGAAGCTGAATACTGGACACTGTATGGAAACAACCTGTCATTTAATGATAAGCGTCTGCTTTCCACCCGTTCAAAATGTTATGAAAAGGCGTATGCGCTTTATAAAAAAGGAACGGACCGCCTTAAGATAGCTGATGCGCTTGGCAAAATTGCGGATGCCGACCTTAACGAGGGGCGGTTTGATAAGGCGGAAAAAGAGCTGTTAAGCGTAATACAGGAGTATAAGGCTATAAAATTTATAAGGATCTATTACGGTTATTACCTTTTGGCCGAAGTATACTCACGTAAAGATCAGCTTCAAAAAGAATTGCTTACCCGTATTGAATGCATAAACAGTTGCGATGCCGACGTGCATAGAAGCGACTATGATGCCTCTTTTTTTAATATTGCGGTAGCACTATCGTACAGGAAGAACAACAAGGACAGTGTAGCATTACCATATTTTATAAAAGGAGCCGAATTAGCGCTTAAAATAAGAAATCAGAATTACTATTACAGTGCTATTGACGGGGCTATCGGTTGTTGTATAACATTAAAAAAATATCACACTGCCCTTGCTTATTTAAATAATACGCCGAAAAAATTTCCGGGCCCAACCCTCAAAGAACAAAGCAAGTATATAGCAAGAAAAATGCAGCTGTACAATTTCCTTAAACGGAATGTGGAGGCAGAAAAACAGGTGCCGGCATTTAGAAAGGTGTTTGAGAAGTTATATGGTACCCTTAACGATGATCCGCTGTTTTATGCGGTAGACAAGTTTGTTGAAAATTATGACCCGCTTCCTCAACATTTTATCCAAACAAAACAATGGGCAAAATTATCAGATGAGTTAAAGTATCTCCAAACGCTTCCCTCAAAAAGATTATTAACCCCTTCCCGGATAATTATTTCCGGATATAAGTATAAAGTTGATTCGGCAGGCGGGAATTTTGATACCGCGTTAAAGGAATTTCAATATATGAGGCGCATGCAGGATTCGCTCACCAATGCCGCCACGGTTAAACAAATTAACGAATTAGAGGCCAATTATAATTCGATTAAAAAAGACAAAACCATTCACGCGCTTAATAATAATGCCCAGATACAAAAAGATAAGCTGGAAAAAGCTAACCGGCAAAGAAATATTACGCTTGCCGCAGTACTTATTTCTGTAGTATTTGCAGTTATAATATATATTGCCTATCGCGCCAAACAACGCAGCAATGTACGTTTGCAAGCCAAGCAGCAAGAGATTGACAGGCAAAATCATAAATTATCGGCCTTGCTTTCAGAAAAGGAAAAACTGCTTACCGATAAGGATGGTTTATTGAAAAGGCAAGAGGACCTGATCACTGAAAAAGAATGGCTGCTCCGGGAGGTACATCACCGGGTTAAGAACAACCTGCAAATAGTGATGAGCTTGTTGTATACACAATCGGCTTATCTGCAAAATACCGATGCAATTGAGGCTATACAGGACAGTCGGAACAGGGTACAGGCCATTTCTATTATACATCAAAAGCTCTATAATAAAAGTAATGTTGCCACTATTATAATGGCCGATTATATTAATGACCTGGCACGGTACCTTAATACCTGCTATGATTGTAACCGACGAAGAATTAAATTCAGGGAGGAACTGGATGTCGTAAACCTGGATATATCACAGGCCGTGCCAATGGGACTCATATTGAACGAAGCCATTACCAACAGTATTAAATATGCATTTGATCAGGAGGGCGGGGAGATTTTTATTAAAGCGCGGTTGTCATCTAAAGATACAGTTACACTAAGCGTTACAGACAATGGCAAGGGTCTGCCTCCCGATTTCAAACTGTCTGAGACATCCTCCCTGGGCATGGAAATGATGAAAGCCCTTAGTAAACAGTTGGGGGGCAGTTTTGATATAAAAAGCGAACGCGGGGTAATTATGACTATACAGTTCAAAATCGAAAATTCCTCTGCTGTAATACCTGGCAGTGAGGATTCGCTATTGTGAAATTTTGTTTTGCAGCAATTACCGTTTCTTTCAAATGTTCAATTAATTTCCATATCTTACTTCCGGGCGACGTACCCTGGACCCCCTCCTGGTTGCCCTCTGGACCAGTTTAAGCCCCTTTTTTCAGCATAATTTTGCCTTACAAACTCAATAACGGGTTTGGGTATAATTATTCTATTATGAAAAAAATAAGTTTAACCTTGTTGGCGTTTTGTGCTGCTTTAGGTGTCAATGCCCAGGCAAAAAAGGACCCCAAGTGTGCAAATGTGAATGTTACACAGTATGAACCTGAAGTTATTTTTAAAAGGATCATTACCACGCCGCAAATTAAAAGCCAGGAAGTTAAAATGGTCATCGTGCGGTTTGCACCCGGTGAAATATCCGGGGCCCACAGGCACCCGATCCCTACTATCGCTTATGTATTACAAGGAAGCATCTCTTCAACATTTAACGGTAAAACTCATATTTATAAACAGGGTGAGGCGTTTTGGGAAGACCCTAATGGTTTGCACGCTGAAAGCAAGAACATGAGCAAAACCGAAGAGGCTAAATTGCTGGTTTATTTCATCGGCCCTAAAGAATTACCGTTTATAACCGCTGCAAAATAAACATTGATTAAACGCCATCGATCAATAACTCTGAATCTCAATAAATAAAAAATATAAAACGGCCGGTAACGGCCATAAAAACATAAATTATGAAAATAGTAGTAATAGGAGGCAGCGGGCTGATAGGCTCGCAGGTTGTAAATAAACTTACAGAACAGGGGCATGAAGTTATAGCGGCTTCGCCGGCAACCGGTGTAAATACAATAACCGGCGAGGGTGTTGCTGAAGTTTTAAACAGAGCAGATGTTGTAGTAGATGTTGCAAATTCCCCTTCGTTTGAAGATGCCGCGGTAATGGAATTTTTCAAAACATCGGGCAAAAACCTTCTTGCTGCCGAAATTGCAGCAGGAGTTAAGCATCACCTGGCATTATCAGTTGTCGGGACAGATCGCTTACAGGATAGCGGATATTTCCGCGCTAAACAGGCGCAGGAGGATTTGATCAAAGCATCTGGTGTTCCCTATTCAATTATACACTCCACCCAGTTTTTTGAATTTTTGAGCGGGATAGCTAACGCGGCAACAGAGGGAGATACCGTCCGCCTGTCGCCTGCTCATATTCAACCTATCGCATCTGCAGATGTGGCCACAGCGGTTGCTAAAGTTGCTTTGATGGAGCCCCTTAATAAAATTGTTGAAATAGCCGGCCCGGATAAGTTCAACCTGTCAGATCTTGTGCAGATGTATTTGACTAAAAATGGCGATCCCCGTAAAGTT from Mucilaginibacter sp. SJ includes:
- a CDS encoding sensor histidine kinase is translated as MIRSLIRYCFIPLSFCCISLSAYAQDFKTLTTELNKTKQDTNRAVALIKLGRYFKDKPVWDPKNLDTARSYFNAAITLSQAIGSADFLHHALFEKALTFIIQEDFKNADSLFNQITGYYHKTGDYLKEAEYWTLYGNNLSFNDKRLLSTRSKCYEKAYALYKKGTDRLKIADALGKIADADLNEGRFDKAEKELLSVIQEYKAIKFIRIYYGYYLLAEVYSRKDQLQKELLTRIECINSCDADVHRSDYDASFFNIAVALSYRKNNKDSVALPYFIKGAELALKIRNQNYYYSAIDGAIGCCITLKKYHTALAYLNNTPKKFPGPTLKEQSKYIARKMQLYNFLKRNVEAEKQVPAFRKVFEKLYGTLNDDPLFYAVDKFVENYDPLPQHFIQTKQWAKLSDELKYLQTLPSKRLLTPSRIIISGYKYKVDSAGGNFDTALKEFQYMRRMQDSLTNAATVKQINELEANYNSIKKDKTIHALNNNAQIQKDKLEKANRQRNITLAAVLISVVFAVIIYIAYRAKQRSNVRLQAKQQEIDRQNHKLSALLSEKEKLLTDKDGLLKRQEDLITEKEWLLREVHHRVKNNLQIVMSLLYTQSAYLQNTDAIEAIQDSRNRVQAISIIHQKLYNKSNVATIIMADYINDLARYLNTCYDCNRRRIKFREELDVVNLDISQAVPMGLILNEAITNSIKYAFDQEGGEIFIKARLSSKDTVTLSVTDNGKGLPPDFKLSETSSLGMEMMKALSKQLGGSFDIKSERGVIMTIQFKIENSSAVIPGSEDSLL
- a CDS encoding SDR family oxidoreductase, encoding MKIVVIGGSGLIGSQVVNKLTEQGHEVIAASPATGVNTITGEGVAEVLNRADVVVDVANSPSFEDAAVMEFFKTSGKNLLAAEIAAGVKHHLALSVVGTDRLQDSGYFRAKQAQEDLIKASGVPYSIIHSTQFFEFLSGIANAATEGDTVRLSPAHIQPIASADVATAVAKVALMEPLNKIVEIAGPDKFNLSDLVQMYLTKNGDPRKVVADVHASYYGVELNDSMLVPGSDAKIFNTNFENWYLNQPKKA
- a CDS encoding cupin domain-containing protein → MKKISLTLLAFCAALGVNAQAKKDPKCANVNVTQYEPEVIFKRIITTPQIKSQEVKMVIVRFAPGEISGAHRHPIPTIAYVLQGSISSTFNGKTHIYKQGEAFWEDPNGLHAESKNMSKTEEAKLLVYFIGPKELPFITAAK